The genomic stretch TTTTGTTCATGTTTGTTATGTGATGCTTTTAAAGTAGACTCATTAACATAGTAGTTTGAGGCTGGAAGCTCTGCTTGCGATGTGCCTATCcttatttgcttcttttttgCAATATGACAAGAAATGTGTATGTTGATGTTGATGGTGTGGATATTTATCTATTTTGTCCGACTTGTAGGCATTGATGGGGGCTTTGACAATGGTGAACCTGAATATGAAGAAGCCTATAGCATAGTAATATTACCTGAATATATATCACTGCCATTTCCTTCAGTGGAATTGCCAGAGAAGGTGATCCTTGATTCTCCCTCCTTCAGTGTTTTTTCTTGTAGTGATTTTACTAGTACTCTTTCAAGAAAGTTTCTCCGGTAAAATGGCAGGTGCAGAATGAGTCatcttttggcctttttttgtaGGTAAGGTTGGCTGTCGATGCCATTTTGTTGTCTGAAGGTGCTGAGAGGAAAGAGCAAGTTGCTGCTTGGGTAGCAGATAAGAAGAAAGTTAGTCCATATGCCGCAGACTTGCTACAGATTGACAATGGTGTTGTTGTTCCTCCTTCTGGTTGGAAATGTGCCAAGTGTGACAAGACAGAGAATCTATGGCTCAATTTGACTGATGGAATGATTCTGTGTGGACGGAGAAATTGGGATGGAACTGGTGGCAACAATCATGCTGTTGAACATTACAAGGAGACTGGCTACCCTCTAGCGGTGAAACTTGGCACTATAACTGTTGATCTGGAAGGAGCAGGTAATGCAGCCATGTGATAAACATGCTTAGACACAAATGGATGAGGCATCCGGTACTGCCTAAATCAGAGTTAGTTGTACAATAGAGatttatttatagttttttgacaagcatttgagaagaaaatTCCCTTCGAAAGCTCTTTCATTTTGCTCTTCCCAAACCGACTAAAAGACAGAAAGACTTAGTATCCTACAACAAGGGATTTGAATCCCGTGCTATACCTATAAATTTTTGCTTAATAGACTCGTTAAAACCCGCCTTAGTCCTAAATGGCATAAGATGAAGTTTAAAGCTAGAAGAGATTACTTAGCAAAGACTTTTGGGTGGTAGAATACTCAGATAGAGTGTTGGATAGATGTGACTCATAAGTGGAAGATGGTATGGGGATTGCATGAGATAGATGATGTATTCTTTGGAGTGGCAAATGGGCAATTTGTTGGTTTTTAGTTGTCCTTTAAAGTTTTTATCATTCCGCTTGCAAGAGTTAAGAGAAGTCTTAGTCTTGTGtatgttttgatttttactCATGACGAAAAGCTCAGTTTTGGTGAATCCTGGAGTTTTACTTAGCATTGGCTATTAAAATTTGTGAAGTGCTTCTAGAGTTGGTCATACCTACAGTGAAGTTTTTATCATTCCGCTTGCAAGAGTTAAGAGACGTCTTAGTTTTTGTGtatgttttgatttttactCATAACGAAAAGCTCAGTTTGGGTGAATCCTGGAGTTTTACTTAGCATTGGCTCTTAAAATTTGTGAAGTGCTTCTAGAGTTGGGCATACCATGTCAAGAGGTTAGCCGAGAATTCTGCATTCGATGAAATCTAATCTATCGCATTGTGGCAGCTCAGACGTTTTCTCATATCCAGAGGATGAAAGTGTTTTGGACCCACATTTAGCGCAACATCTGGCATTTTTTGGCATTGATTTTTCATCATTACAAAAGGTACGGTGTTTGTTAGAGCTGATAGTGATTTGGCCTTTCTGGTCAATTTGTTGGATGCAATTTGAGATATTTGATAGAGTGTATTTGATAGAGTGTTTGTGGATTTTATGCTGTTATGATGTTGTATAAAAATGGGTTATCCTTGTTATTTGATATTTTCCATATTTCTGCTTATTCTAATGGAGTTTAAAATGGTATGGTTACTTGGTTACTTGTACTGAAGTCACAATGTATGTTGAAAGTTGAGGGCACTGTTTGAATACATAAAAGCATGAAAATCGTTCAAATAAAGAAACCTAACTCTGAGAGCTGATCAAGAAAGCTATCATATATTTTACTTATAGCAAGCATAAGAACATTAAAGAAATGAATTGCTTCCTTGCGTATAATTCCTTAATTTCTACCTATGCCATTGCTTTATAGTCGCGGGCGTAAGCCGTGCGGATCCTcggataccaaaaaaaaaaaaaaaaaaattagtctagGTGCTTAACCACTTGATGCTTCAGCAATAAGATGCTTGAGGTAGTTTGAAAGcatgaatttttcgaaaaatctaATCTTGTGGAAAGTTCCATGGCTATGGAATTACATGCATGTCCTAATTTCGAACACGTTTTGACTGATATCTTAGCTGACAATCTTGTTATTCTCAACTATCTTAAAAATGGTAATTCGGTtgtgtttgaaaattttaaataacatACTTAGTTGAGTTCTCCGTTGTACTTACGGATATTTGGCTTATCCATTTCATGATGGAGGGTCATGAGGTGTTGTCTTCGTTTTCTTGGAAGCTTACATTTCATACCCTTGAGAGAATCAACTTTATGCAGCATAGAGGCTTTCTGTCCCTCTTCTTGATCAATATGATACCTGATAACTTGTTGTATAAGCTTTCAGTCTATTGATTTCTTGcttgcttttgtgattttctgctATATGACAAGATGATGTTCTCATTATGTAGACTGAAATGACTACTGCCGAAAGGGAACTTGACCAAAACACTAACTTTGATTGGAACCGAATTCAAGAAAGTGGACAGGAGGTTGAACCCTTATTTGGTCCGGGCTACACAGGACTTGTCAACCTTGGTAACAGGTAATTATAATTGGGATGATGCATTTGTGTTTCTCCTTTACTTTGTTtgctcaattttttctttttttggtttgccGATTACTCACTTCCTTATTGAGTTTATATGCAGTTGCTACATGGCTGCGACCATGCAAGTTGTATTCTCAACCCATTTCTTTTGTACACGGTCAGTTGGCTCTTCATCTTTAGAATGATATTGATTACATATGTTTTCACTACTCATTGAATTTATTGCTTGATGATATCATCATCAGGTACTACATGCATCAAAGCCTAAAATTGGCTTTTGAGAGGGCTCCTGCTGATCCAACTGTTGACTTGAACATGCAGTTGTAAGTGGTTAATGGCATAGTGATGCTTTTGTAATTCTTCACgcaaaatataaaatgtttgTTTTCTTGCCgcccaataaaaataaaaataaaaatatgaggATGGAGTTGTATGACTTGCTTTGGCATTCTGCGATTTGTTCTTCTTAGTGCTCTGTGCTTTTTACTATAAAAGAAGCACTCATGAGTCTCCTTCTGTCATGCTGAGTACCAGCCTTAGCTTCTTCTCTTTTGAAAGCACACAGATGAATGTGTTCCTCTCTAATGAAATGGTGACACATGCAGTTGAGTTTAGAGAAGTTATATGTATGGACATTTGGTCCTGGTGAGTTATTCTGATGTTTGATGGTGTGTCAGGACAAAGCTTGCTCATGGTTTGCTGTCTGGTAAATACTCTGTTCCAGTACCCGAGGTAAAAGATATGTTTGCATTTTTCCCCTTTATGTATCATATCTCCTTGTCCTGCATTAataaattttcctattttcgttTTTCCAGAAGGATGATGATGCAAATGTCTCAAAAGGCTCTGTAAGCTTTCTTGCCAAGATTTATTTGTTGACCATTCAGTGATTTATTGGTGAAAGTCCTAAGCTCGCACCGGTGTGTTAATTTTGTGCATTTGAAACTTCTAGATCTGACTTCACCTGGCTGTAAAATTGCAGTGGTGTCTTTTCTATTATGGATTTTTCGTGCACACGTCTTTTTTCCTATGCCTTGAATTGATTATGTATTTTCTTCTTAAGATCATTGCCAAGTCCCTACGTGTCTTacacttgtattcttaattctttttcttcttgtattCCATATAATGGACAGTTTCCTTATCATTTTATAATTGGGATTTTTCTTGCTCGCAAATTTGTAGAAGCAGGAAGGGATACGGCCTCGTATGTTCAAGGCTGTTATTGCTGCCAGCCACCCTGAATTTTCAACAATGAGACAGCAGGTATGCCTGCTTTATAAGCTAGATGCAAACCATGCTGTATGTGAAGCTGTAGGTGACGTGTGTTGTATCGTAGTAAAAAATCTGTTGTATCTTAGCTTTTCATTTGGTTGGATATTAGTTTTCTTGAGATCTGACAGTATAACGATATCTTCTCATGTACTTTGGTCAATGGTTTTTTcagtactttttctttttcattccatAGGATGCTTTGGAATTTTTCCAACATTTTCTTGATCAAGTTGAGCGAGCTCATGCCGGGAATCCTGAGGATCCCTCAAGAAGTTTCAAGTTTGGTATTGAAGATCGGATATTGTGCCCATCCGGGAAGGTCACTTTCAGTAGAAGGCTTGacaacattctctctctaaatATTCCACTGCATGAGGCCACAAATAAAGGtgaatattctttctttttcgctttCAATTTTTGTAAGTGTTCGTGTTCTTAAGATGGCCCTATTGTTTGCTTATCCAGCGGAATTAGAAGCATTCTACAAGCTAAAAGCTGAGAAAGTTTCTGAGGGAAAGGAAGTGTAAGTTCAATATGTCTTATTTGTCAGGGCTCATCTTTGATTCATGATAGAACATGTTTGCTGAGAATGATATGCTGGCAGATCTAGTGATGAAATTGTACGTCCAAGGGTTCCTCTAGAAGCATGCTTAGCAAACTTTTCAGCTCCAGAGGAGGTCCAGGATTTCTACAGCTCTGCTTTGAAATCAAAGACCACAGCTATTAAGTGAGCTTTATGACCTTTCAATCTGTGGATCTTTTTAGCTGTCGTTTAATTAGCTGTAATATCAATATCTTTTGTATGGCATTGATGTAATACGTATAAGTCGTGATAAACATTCACTTAGATGTATTGAACATTAGAAAGAAGGCATGGAGTTTTTCTTGCTTGCTGTTTCTTGTGATCTTTGTGAATTTGAAGCCACAAGTTTCTTCTCCATCAATTTTTAGGATCCAGTTGGCAAGGTAATTCACATTGAAAGTTGCAGGCTTGAAGCTGTATACTCTCCCATTTTGCTGCTGAAGACTGTTGATTCAATaggattttaaatttcaaagctCCTTTAAAGTCATAAAGTCTGGAGTTCATCCACTCTCTTCTCCTTTTGATGCACCCATCACTGCTCAACGATTCTgagaaaaaattatctttttaagGGACACCAGATACAGAATTGCTCACAGCACCACTTTATTAAtaaatcaattataaaattaCAGGACAGCTGGTCTAACATCATTTCCTGACTACCTGGTGCTTCACATGCGGAAATTTGTGATGGAGGAGGGATGGGTACCGAAGAAGCTTGGTATTGTGCATTCATTTGTGTTTACAAGTTTGTCTATGTGAGAATCtggttgattgtttttctttctgtCTTTCACTCAGATGTGTACATAGATGTCCCAGATGTTATAAACATTAGTCACATGCGGAGCAACGGTCTTCAGCCTGGAGAAGAGCTGCTTCCAGAAGGTGACTGGtgacataattaaaaatgtTATATTATCCAAACTTAAAGTGTGCAAATGCGGTTTTTTTATGAAGTTTCATATTCACGTCATTTCATATTTCTTCTCTCATTCCATTTAGGAACTTGTATTTATTGAGAAATTTTTTACAAGAAAGATATATGAGTTGGCCAAAGAATTCCTACATTTCTTTTGGCCCATTTCTGGTGGCTGCCTTCTCCATAACGGACTATCACCTGACCAATGCTTGTGTATTGTGTTTAAAGCTGTattattttgttctttacagTTGCTGAAGATGAGGTGGGATCAAAAAAGCTTGTGGCCAATGAGGATATTGTTACTCAACTTGTATCAATGGGATTCAACTATCTGCACTGTCAGAAAGCTGCAATCCGTACTTTAAATGCTGGAGTAGAGGAGGCTATGAACTGGTTATTGACGCATATGGATGATGCCGGTATGTAGCTGCTACCTTGGTGGATTTTGTTGCTTTAGAACCCCTCCTATTTGCAATTAAAGTGACAAGGACCATGATCTCAATAAGTTGTAAATGTAATGATTGCAGATATAGACATCCCAATTTCTGAAGCAGATGTGACTCCTCCGACTGCATCATTTACAGTAGACCAATCAAAAGTTGATACTTTGGTTTCATTTGGTTTCCCAGAAGAAATAGCAAGGAAGGCACTCAAAGCATCAGTATGGATTTCGTGGCCCTTTGTTGTTTGGGTTCTCTCATTCTGCTTCCTCATCTTTTTTTGGAAGATGTACAGCAGCATATTTTACATGGACATTGCTGAAGATAATCTAAAGATGATCTAAATTATATTGATTGTGATGGgtgtaatttcttcttttttagggTGGTGATATTGAAAAAGCAACAGATTGGATTTTCAGCAATCCTGATGCCTCTGCCTCATCTGATGTTAATGCCACCACATCAAACTCTACATCGAGTCCAAGTGATGCAGGATTACCTGATGGAGGAGGGAGTAAGTGCCTCATCACTTTGATTAATTCTTATGGTTTCAGAATCTTCAGTATGTTTCACATGGCTGAAGTCCTTAATTCTGGTAAAAGATGTCTAGCTTGTTGTGTGTCTGTTTTGTTCAATTACTAGCTGCCAATCATGTGTTCTAGACGAAATTATACATCTAATTTCTAAGGGCTTTTGAATCAACTTCTTTTGCTGGTTCCCTACTTTGTGGTTTGTTTTTACTGATTTTAGATGACATTGTAATTGATTCTTCGTTACTGTATAGCTCTTATTACCCTACTCTCCCAACTGTCAAGGATTTTCTCCTCCAAAGATCACACATCATATGAAAAAGATTTAATGTTTGTGTGACTTTGGATATCAACTTAggttttttattgttttaacAGATGCTTACTATCTTAGTGGATAAGTTGACCCTTTCAATTTAAGTAGATCGCCTTTTCTCTCTGATGAGGCATTCATgttgttctctctcttcaattgccATTGAAATGGAACTGGACAGTCTAGATTTTAATTTCTCAAGCACAGCACTTCAATTTGATTGGGCCATTAATATGCAGGATACAAGCTTATCGGATTGGTGAGTCACATTGGAACATCCACACATTGCGGTCACTACGTTGCTCACATATTGAAAGATGGTAGATGGGtaatcttcaatgatgataagGTTGGAGCGTCTGTGAGCCCGCCCAAGGATATGGGTTACTTGTACTTCTTCGAGAGATTGAATAGCTGAAGACATTTCAGTGACTTAGCATGAGGGATAAGATGTTTAAGGATGCCTTAATGTGGATTTGGGAACAAAGCAGTATGTGGAGCGGCTCTAAACTCTGCTTCCTTTCTGGGTTTGAGGGGTAAACTCCGCATCCTCATTTGGTTCATAGTTCGTACGGACTACTTCAGCGAGAACCTGCAGCGACATATTTATCATTTGGTGGCTGGTGCTTCCCTTCTCTTGGGGACAAAATCATATTCATTACATGGATTAGGATGTATCATCGGCGGAAATTTGAGGCatgatgaattttttggatCATGTGTCTTAAAATGGGGATTTATCTTTTATGCAGAAGACTgggaacactctctctctctctctctctctctctcggatgtGTGATATGACTTGGCTGGCTGACGAAGACTGTTGAATGTTGAGTAGCATGCGAGTTAATCAATCGAGTCGCGTGATATGGTGCTGGTGGAGATCGAAACACGTAATATGGTGCTGGTGGAGATTGAAACGCGGATCATGCTGGGTTGCAAACCATCAAACCCAGTTGTAAATGCTTAATTTATGCGTAATGTATATGCTTAAAACGCATTTTGCCAAAACGGAACACAGAGATCGTCTAGTTTGTCCATATGATTTAAGTTGATAGTTCTGACTTTAGTCTTGCGTAAACCGAACATAAAGCATAACGTCAaatgccaaatttcaaattgcggtttctcttttcccctctttgGTTTTAATTCTCTGGCACGCGGAAAAGACATATGGTACATAGATCTTATCTCAAATACGTGGCTCTACAACACTGTCAACCAGACactctcctttccttatctctcCTAGCAACTGCCTTTCGTTTCTGTTCTTTGACATAACTCTTAGCACTAGCCCTCCAATCCGACCAACGCCAGCACAACCAACCGTCTCTGATTCTGTCTGAGAAACTCAGCCATGGCTGCTTCAACTCTCTCTTCCCCAGCTCCTTCTCAGGTACTTCTGTTCTTCACCGTGTTATTTGTCGGCACGTCAAGGGCAAAGCTAAGCTCTTCAATGTGAATTGTAAggaaaaatgaacaaagaagTAACGTTTTCTTTAGCCTTAAGATCTCATGGATAATTGAGATAGGCGAATGTGTGCTTTGGGGTGTGCTTTTCAGCTGTTTTCGAGTAAGAATGGTATGTTCTGTGCATCACCATCACAAGCACTGATGGTGAAGCCAACAAAGACATTCATGGTGGGGAAGGACAAGGGAGGGAAGATTACATGCCAAGCCACTAGCATACCGGCGGACCGGGTGCCGGACATGGGAAAGAGGGAGCTGATGAATTTGCTCTTGTtgggtgctctctctctccccactgCTGGCATGTTGGTCCCTTATGCCACCTTCTTGGCTCCACCTGGGTATGTTGTTATCGTGCTCTTTTCACTGGTTTTGTAATTGCTCTGCAACACGATTCTTTAACTGGGATTGTGTTCCGATTAGTTTGAAGAGAATGCGCGTATAGATTCTCCCTTCTTGCCGGTCCGAATGCTCAGTTTGTAGTGagttttagaaatttctctATAGATTTCGCCTTGAGGACGCTTCATGTAATTGCTCCTACTATTTCGACCTTCACGCGTGTCAAGTGAGTAGAAATTGCACATAGATTCCGCGATGGATTCTGTCGTGTTGGATTGACGTAAATTTAAACGAGTTAATCAATGGGATAGTCTGTGCTTGATGGCCAGTATGGTGGATTCTCTGTCTTAATTAACTTCCCTATAAGATATGTCCGCTCATTGATTTGCTGGACTATCTAGCAGTCTCGACAGTAATGCCTGTAGAATTTTAACGCACTGTGTGATGTGATCATTGTACATATATGCAGTTGATAAGTTAGTCTTCTGGATTAGTTGCTGTTTTGTGCCTGGGAAATATGATGGTCCCTTAACTCTCAGATTCTGACAATTGTCTCTTCTGCAAACCGAGCAGAAGGAAAGGTGCTGGTGGTGGTACTGTGGCAAAGGACGCGATTGGAAATGATGTCATTGCTGCCGAATGGCTCAAAATCCACGGTCCTGGTGACAGAACACTAACTCAAGGATTGAAGGTGCTTCCAATCTTTGAATACTTTGGAAAATACAATCACAATGTTTAGTTACTAGGGCTTTGCTCTTTGGCAATACCTGGTTAACATAttctgaaagagaaaaaatacaTTCTGCCGAAAAAAAGGCACTTGTTCTGCAGGACTTTCATCATGCATTGGCATTGGTGAAGATTTTTTCTGTCGGATGTGTATCATGTGTCCCGGATCAGCAGGGTTTTCCACTAAAATCGAAAAGCATCTTTGAGTTACATAGGTTGTTCATGAAAGTACATTATGTTGTGCTGCACAAACTGATCCCTTTTTGCGACTAGTCATATAGTCTCAAGTTGCAATCCAGT from Rhodamnia argentea isolate NSW1041297 chromosome 2, ASM2092103v1, whole genome shotgun sequence encodes the following:
- the LOC115755666 gene encoding cytochrome b6-f complex iron-sulfur subunit, chloroplastic-like; translated protein: MAASTLSSPAPSQLFSSKNGMFCASPSQALMVKPTKTFMVGKDKGGKITCQATSIPADRVPDMGKRELMNLLLLGALSLPTAGMLVPYATFLAPPGRKGAGGGTVAKDAIGNDVIAAEWLKIHGPGDRTLTQGLKGDPTYLVVESDRTLATYGINAVCTHLGCVVPWNAAEKKFICPCHGSQYNNQGRVVRGPAPLSLALAHADLDEGKVVFVPWVETDFRTGEAPWWA
- the LOC115755661 gene encoding ubiquitin carboxyl-terminal hydrolase 14 translates to MASPMDLLRSTMDLLRSKLSRVRIPEPTNRIYKQECCVSFDTPKSEGGLFIDMNTFLAFGKEFVGWNFEKTGNPVYLHIKQTKKLVSEDRPLKKPTLLAIGIDGGFDNGEPEYEEAYSIVILPEYISLPFPSVELPEKVRLAVDAILLSEGAERKEQVAAWVADKKKVSPYAADLLQIDNGVVVPPSGWKCAKCDKTENLWLNLTDGMILCGRRNWDGTGGNNHAVEHYKETGYPLAVKLGTITVDLEGADVFSYPEDESVLDPHLAQHLAFFGIDFSSLQKTEMTTAERELDQNTNFDWNRIQESGQEVEPLFGPGYTGLVNLGNSCYMAATMQVVFSTHFFCTRYYMHQSLKLAFERAPADPTVDLNMQLTKLAHGLLSGKYSVPVPEKDDDANVSKGSKQEGIRPRMFKAVIAASHPEFSTMRQQDALEFFQHFLDQVERAHAGNPEDPSRSFKFGIEDRILCPSGKVTFSRRLDNILSLNIPLHEATNKAELEAFYKLKAEKVSEGKEVSSDEIVRPRVPLEACLANFSAPEEVQDFYSSALKSKTTAIKTAGLTSFPDYLVLHMRKFVMEEGWVPKKLDVYIDVPDVINISHMRSNGLQPGEELLPEVAEDEVGSKKLVANEDIVTQLVSMGFNYLHCQKAAIRTLNAGVEEAMNWLLTHMDDADIDIPISEADVTPPTASFTVDQSKVDTLVSFGFPEEIARKALKASGGDIEKATDWIFSNPDASASSDVNATTSNSTSSPSDAGLPDGGGRYKLIGLVSHIGTSTHCGHYVAHILKDGRWVIFNDDKVGASVSPPKDMGYLYFFERLNS